A section of the Cutibacterium granulosum genome encodes:
- a CDS encoding glucose PTS transporter subunit IIA — translation MSSTPAAIIEAVGGASNVRSLTHCATRLRFQLIDGSRASKDAVERIPGVAGAVPQSGDRFQVVIGGAVDSVYKEIMALPDMAALDSGASRSNDDVKAAARSQGPRGRFSWLDTFFEFLSDSFRPIIGALLGASLIITFMSLMATTGVIGNWADSRVTLPPSWQFVNLMWQTVFYFLPLMVAYNASKKLDVDPWLGFAIMAFVMLPGFTGLESLSHSASVAGTPVKIVEIFGLPLTIFNYGSTVFPPLLMAAVLGPLYKGLKKLIPQSVQLIFVPFLSLLVMIPLTAFLIGPIGVYLGAYLAKGLATVNSFSPLIFAIIIPLAYPFMVPLGLHWPLNAVMLLNIQTLGYDYIQGPMGAWNFACFGATAGVLALSVRNHEETMRQTAVGALAAGLLGGISEPSLYGIHLRYKRIYPSMLVGCLVGGVIIGIGGGLHTQAFIFTSLLTIPAFDKIGLYCVAIAASFVVSGLLVFFRGYQDPQTASEDGTAGATIPAAAAPVSVGASTGTGEVSDVETSAAVSSADQTTPDTTTPADVPMGHGSTGSTSPDADQAPIQITSPLAGRALPIEEVPDPVFSTGVVGQGIAIDPTSTAVVAPAAGTVLTAPDSGHALGLKLDNGVELLIHIGIDTVELDGKGFDVHVKAGEEFRAGQPLVTFDPQIIEKAGYSTITPVLVTNGFAFTTVEGHPADTVTTESPVISVTR, via the coding sequence ATGTCTTCAACACCTGCCGCGATCATCGAGGCAGTGGGTGGGGCGAGCAACGTTCGCAGCCTCACACACTGTGCCACGAGATTGCGGTTCCAACTCATTGACGGATCCAGGGCCAGCAAGGATGCGGTCGAGAGGATTCCCGGAGTCGCGGGAGCCGTGCCCCAGAGCGGGGACCGATTCCAGGTCGTCATCGGTGGAGCAGTCGACAGTGTCTACAAGGAGATCATGGCCCTGCCGGACATGGCGGCTCTCGACTCGGGTGCGTCGCGCAGCAATGACGATGTCAAGGCCGCTGCCCGTTCCCAGGGGCCACGTGGCAGGTTCTCGTGGCTGGACACCTTCTTCGAGTTCCTCTCCGACTCGTTCCGTCCCATCATCGGTGCCCTGTTGGGTGCCTCGCTCATCATCACCTTCATGTCGCTCATGGCGACCACCGGGGTCATCGGGAACTGGGCCGACTCGCGCGTCACCCTGCCCCCGAGCTGGCAGTTCGTCAACCTCATGTGGCAGACGGTGTTCTACTTCCTGCCGCTCATGGTGGCCTACAACGCGTCGAAGAAGCTCGACGTGGACCCGTGGCTCGGATTCGCGATCATGGCCTTCGTCATGCTGCCCGGATTCACTGGTCTGGAGTCGTTGTCCCACTCGGCCTCGGTGGCCGGCACCCCGGTGAAGATCGTCGAGATCTTCGGTCTGCCACTGACGATCTTCAACTACGGATCAACTGTCTTCCCACCACTGCTCATGGCTGCAGTGCTCGGCCCACTCTACAAGGGGTTGAAGAAACTCATTCCGCAGAGCGTGCAGCTCATCTTCGTGCCCTTCCTGTCGCTGCTCGTCATGATCCCGCTGACGGCCTTTCTCATCGGCCCGATCGGCGTGTACCTGGGTGCCTACCTGGCCAAGGGGTTGGCCACCGTCAACAGCTTCAGCCCACTCATCTTCGCCATCATCATTCCGCTGGCCTACCCGTTCATGGTGCCGTTGGGCCTGCACTGGCCACTCAACGCCGTCATGCTGCTCAACATCCAGACCTTGGGTTACGACTACATCCAGGGGCCGATGGGGGCATGGAACTTCGCCTGCTTCGGGGCAACGGCCGGGGTGCTGGCCCTGTCGGTCCGCAATCACGAGGAGACCATGCGACAGACGGCCGTCGGTGCCCTGGCGGCTGGCCTGCTCGGCGGCATCTCGGAACCGAGTCTGTACGGTATCCACCTGCGGTACAAACGGATCTACCCGTCCATGCTGGTCGGCTGTCTCGTGGGCGGCGTCATCATCGGCATTGGTGGCGGGCTGCACACCCAGGCATTCATCTTCACCTCCCTGCTGACGATTCCGGCCTTCGACAAGATCGGTCTGTACTGTGTTGCCATTGCTGCCTCCTTCGTCGTCTCGGGTCTGCTGGTCTTCTTCCGTGGTTACCAGGATCCCCAGACGGCGAGCGAGGACGGCACGGCCGGGGCGACGATCCCGGCTGCAGCCGCCCCCGTCAGTGTCGGTGCCAGCACTGGGACTGGCGAGGTTTCCGATGTCGAGACCTCTGCCGCCGTGTCGTCCGCCGACCAGACGACACCTGACACCACCACCCCTGCTGACGTACCGATGGGTCATGGAAGCACCGGGTCCACCAGTCCTGACGCGGACCAGGCACCCATCCAGATCACCTCTCCCCTGGCCGGTCGGGCACTACCGATCGAGGAGGTTCCCGATCCGGTCTTCTCCACCGGTGTGGTCGGTCAGGGCATTGCCATCGATCCGACGTCGACGGCGGTCGTCGCCCCAGCCGCGGGTACGGTGCTCACCGCTCCCGACTCGGGACATGCCCTGGGACTGAAACTGGACAACGGCGTGGAACTGCTCATCCACATCGGCATCGACACCGTCGAGCTGGACGGCAAGGGCTTCGACGTGCACGTGAAGGCTGGTGAGGAGTTCCGCGCCGGACAACCGCTGGTCACCTTCGATCCCCAGATCATCGAGAAGGCTGGCTACTCCACCATCACCCCGGTGCTGGTGACCAATGGATTCGCCTTCACCACGGTGGAGGGGCATCCAGCCGACACGGTGACGACCGAGTCCCCGGTGATCTCCGTCACGAGGTGA
- a CDS encoding glycoside hydrolase family 65 protein produces the protein MNDVDPMDRWRFPDDPWALVETAPSTRDLGHTETLFALGNGYLGMRGNPPEGRDSHFHGTYINGFHETWDIHHAESAYGFAKTGQTIVNVPDAKLMKLYVDDEPLLLSINEIQSYKRWIDFREGVLRRELVWRTPAGKLVRVAANRMVSMTHRHLALMDIEVTMLEGDAPVVISSQILNRQDGMDEYRNADLAMGSGEDPRKSRQFTERVLKPQLHWNSDQRMILGFQTAKSRMTLAVGADHTIETDNSYEALIDTSPDIGKRVYRVEARQGIPIRVGKAVAYHSSRQVPVRELFDRVRRTLDRVREQGYESYVQDQQEWFEDYWRTADIQVDGAPPGTQQAVRWNLFQIAQATARADQLGIPAKGVTGSGYEGHYFWDSEAYVIPMLTFTHPRLAENALRYRVNTLPEARLRAREVSQRGALFPWRTITGEEASAYYAAGTAQYHINADIAHSLLLYARASEDKTFLYRDGAEVLVETARLWADLGFWRTNGERQFHVHGVTGPDEYTTVVDNNFYTNVMARANLADAARVMRRMKIEDPLWYQHLVDELDLDESEIASWEECAAGIVIPFDETFGVHPQDDQFLTRELWDLSQTPESSRPLLLHYHPLVIYRHQVLKQADVVLALFLQGDQFTDTIKLADFEYYDPITTGDSSLSAVAQSIIAAEVGHQEMAMDYFRDALFCDLANIHHNSDDGVHVASAAGIWGCLVQGFGGMRCDRQNLRFDPRLPQGWTSIRHHMVLGNSDMSIVVEQDAITFQILSGRDRDVTVRGKLHHIGSEPVRVPLADQGPVRARLHGSHPVTGLRRADGSLVTSEVPDLPMPASSVPLDTSRG, from the coding sequence ATGAATGACGTCGATCCGATGGATCGCTGGCGTTTTCCCGACGATCCGTGGGCCCTGGTCGAGACCGCCCCGAGCACTCGGGACCTGGGCCACACCGAGACCCTGTTCGCCCTGGGCAATGGGTATCTCGGCATGCGTGGGAATCCCCCGGAAGGACGAGACTCACACTTCCACGGCACCTACATCAACGGATTCCACGAGACCTGGGACATCCACCACGCCGAGAGCGCCTACGGCTTCGCCAAAACCGGCCAGACGATCGTCAACGTTCCCGACGCCAAGCTCATGAAGCTCTACGTCGACGACGAGCCCCTGCTGCTCAGCATCAACGAGATCCAGTCGTACAAGCGCTGGATCGATTTTCGGGAAGGGGTGTTGCGCCGCGAACTCGTGTGGCGCACCCCAGCCGGAAAACTGGTGCGCGTGGCCGCCAACCGCATGGTGTCCATGACGCATCGCCATCTTGCACTCATGGACATCGAGGTGACGATGCTCGAGGGCGATGCCCCGGTCGTCATCAGCTCCCAGATCCTCAATCGCCAGGACGGTATGGACGAGTACCGCAACGCGGATCTCGCCATGGGGTCGGGGGAGGACCCCCGCAAGTCACGCCAGTTCACTGAACGGGTGCTCAAACCCCAACTGCACTGGAACTCCGACCAACGCATGATCCTGGGGTTCCAGACCGCCAAGTCCCGCATGACCCTGGCGGTGGGTGCCGATCACACCATTGAGACCGACAACAGCTACGAAGCCCTCATCGACACCAGCCCGGACATCGGAAAACGGGTGTACCGCGTCGAGGCCAGGCAGGGGATTCCCATCCGGGTGGGCAAGGCCGTGGCGTACCACAGCTCACGCCAGGTGCCGGTACGTGAGCTCTTCGACCGGGTGCGGCGTACCCTGGACCGCGTTCGGGAACAGGGGTACGAGTCCTACGTCCAGGATCAGCAGGAGTGGTTCGAGGACTACTGGCGTACCGCCGACATCCAGGTTGACGGGGCCCCGCCCGGTACCCAGCAGGCAGTGCGGTGGAACCTCTTCCAGATAGCCCAGGCGACAGCACGTGCCGACCAACTGGGTATCCCGGCCAAGGGCGTGACGGGATCGGGCTATGAGGGCCACTACTTCTGGGACTCCGAGGCCTACGTCATCCCGATGCTCACCTTCACCCACCCACGGCTGGCCGAGAATGCGTTGCGTTACCGCGTCAACACCCTTCCCGAGGCACGGCTGCGAGCCCGCGAGGTGTCCCAGCGTGGCGCGTTGTTCCCGTGGCGCACGATCACTGGTGAGGAGGCGTCTGCCTACTACGCGGCCGGTACTGCCCAGTACCACATCAACGCCGACATCGCCCACTCCCTGCTGCTGTACGCCCGGGCAAGTGAGGACAAGACCTTCCTGTACCGGGACGGTGCCGAGGTACTCGTCGAGACGGCTCGTCTGTGGGCCGACCTGGGGTTCTGGCGCACCAACGGAGAACGGCAGTTCCATGTTCACGGCGTCACCGGTCCCGACGAGTACACCACGGTCGTGGACAACAACTTCTACACCAACGTCATGGCGCGTGCGAACCTGGCCGACGCCGCTCGTGTCATGCGACGGATGAAGATCGAGGATCCGCTGTGGTACCAGCATCTCGTCGACGAACTCGATCTCGACGAGTCCGAGATCGCCAGCTGGGAGGAGTGTGCGGCCGGGATCGTCATCCCCTTCGACGAGACCTTCGGGGTGCACCCCCAGGACGATCAATTCCTCACCCGGGAGCTGTGGGACCTCTCGCAGACCCCGGAGTCGAGCCGGCCGCTGCTGCTGCACTACCACCCCCTGGTCATCTACCGCCACCAAGTGCTCAAGCAGGCAGATGTCGTCCTGGCACTCTTCCTCCAGGGTGACCAGTTCACCGACACCATCAAGCTTGCCGACTTTGAGTACTACGACCCGATCACGACGGGGGACTCCAGCCTCTCGGCAGTGGCACAGTCCATCATCGCCGCCGAGGTGGGACACCAGGAGATGGCGATGGACTACTTCCGGGACGCGCTGTTCTGCGATCTGGCCAACATCCATCACAACTCCGACGACGGGGTGCACGTCGCCTCGGCAGCGGGGATCTGGGGATGCCTGGTACAGGGATTCGGAGGGATGCGGTGCGACCGGCAGAACCTGAGGTTCGATCCACGTCTGCCACAAGGTTGGACGTCGATCCGGCACCACATGGTGCTCGGCAACTCCGACATGTCCATCGTCGTGGAACAGGACGCCATCACCTTCCAGATCCTCTCGGGTCGGGACCGCGACGTCACGGTGCGTGGCAAGCTCCACCACATCGGGTCCGAACCGGTGCGGGTACCGCTGGCCGACCAGGGACCGGTACGAGCCCGACTGCACGGCAGCCATCCCGTGACCGGTCTGCGCAGGGCGGACGGTTCCCTGGTGACCTCAGAGGTGCCAGACCTCCCCATGCCGGCAAGCAGTGTGCCGCTGGACACCAGCCGAGGCTGA
- a CDS encoding HAD family hydrolase, producing the protein MDLSTCQAFLLDLDGVLTPTAAIHMRAWQQMFNEVFSSHGLPADWSDADYYRHVDGRPRYDGVRAALVSRGIDVPEGTPQDSPEQRTICGFGNRKNELFLDVLHTDGIDPYPGSRRFVDDLVTRDVARAVVSSSRNATDVLAAAGLATAFNVVVDGVRARDEGLAGKPAPDTYLRAAELVDIDPASCAVVEDAVSGVRAAVAGGVGMVIGIDRGVGTDVLRGNGATLVVNDLEELLA; encoded by the coding sequence ATGGATCTCTCGACGTGCCAAGCCTTCCTCCTCGATCTTGACGGCGTCCTCACCCCGACCGCTGCCATCCACATGCGGGCATGGCAGCAGATGTTCAACGAGGTCTTCAGCTCCCACGGTCTACCTGCCGACTGGAGTGATGCGGACTACTACCGTCACGTCGACGGCAGACCCCGGTACGACGGGGTGCGAGCCGCCCTGGTCTCGCGCGGCATCGACGTGCCCGAGGGCACACCGCAGGACTCACCAGAGCAGCGCACCATCTGTGGATTCGGCAATCGCAAGAACGAGCTCTTCCTGGACGTCCTGCACACCGATGGCATCGACCCCTATCCGGGGTCACGCCGGTTCGTGGATGACCTCGTCACTCGGGACGTCGCCAGAGCAGTCGTCTCCTCCTCTCGCAATGCCACGGACGTCCTGGCAGCTGCCGGACTTGCCACGGCGTTCAACGTCGTCGTCGACGGCGTACGTGCCAGGGACGAAGGCCTCGCCGGGAAGCCCGCGCCCGACACGTACCTGCGGGCAGCCGAGCTGGTGGACATCGATCCAGCCTCCTGCGCCGTCGTGGAGGACGCCGTCTCCGGGGTACGGGCCGCCGTGGCTGGCGGAGTCGGTATGGTCATCGGCATCGACCGTGGTGTGGGAACCGATGTGCTGCGCGGCAACGGTGCAACCCTTGTCGTCAACGATCTTGAGGAGCTGCTGGCATGA
- a CDS encoding tetratricopeptide repeat protein has protein sequence MSSQSFNRPGAVDLSELARNAGEAPAPGAPSTTPAGASGQTWVTEATEENFNEFAQKSVQYPVLALFTSPRAQGADATVAALARITDEAQGRWLMVTVDVDANPRLAQTLGIQAVPMLVAIIGGQAAPLAQGTMDENQLRQITDQVAQAAVSSGMVGRAEAISKPSTTTATEEQPKDDPRTAQAEQLIADGKFDEAVAAYDALLANQPNDAVLKAGRAGAAVLGRLAGTDPRELLQSAQGAPDDLEAQLAAADAQVLGGDVKGGFDRLVETIRRTRDEDQDRARTRLLELFDLVGPDDPNVAPARRSLAAALF, from the coding sequence ATGTCTTCGCAATCCTTCAACCGACCCGGAGCCGTCGATCTGTCCGAACTGGCTCGCAATGCCGGTGAGGCCCCCGCACCGGGCGCACCGTCCACCACTCCGGCAGGGGCTTCCGGCCAGACATGGGTCACCGAGGCCACTGAGGAGAACTTCAACGAGTTCGCCCAGAAATCCGTGCAGTACCCCGTCCTCGCGCTGTTCACCTCGCCGCGTGCTCAAGGGGCCGATGCAACGGTGGCGGCCCTGGCCCGGATCACCGACGAAGCCCAGGGGCGTTGGCTCATGGTGACGGTCGACGTTGACGCCAATCCGCGTCTGGCACAGACCCTGGGGATCCAGGCCGTACCGATGCTCGTTGCCATCATCGGCGGTCAGGCCGCTCCGCTGGCCCAGGGGACGATGGATGAGAACCAGCTGCGTCAGATCACCGACCAGGTGGCCCAGGCAGCCGTGTCCTCTGGCATGGTGGGGCGTGCCGAGGCCATCTCGAAGCCGAGTACCACCACCGCCACCGAGGAACAGCCGAAGGACGATCCTCGTACCGCCCAGGCCGAACAACTCATCGCCGACGGCAAGTTCGACGAGGCAGTCGCTGCCTACGACGCGCTGCTCGCCAATCAGCCCAATGACGCCGTCCTCAAGGCGGGACGGGCCGGTGCCGCCGTGCTCGGACGACTTGCGGGCACCGACCCGCGAGAACTCCTCCAGTCGGCCCAGGGCGCACCCGATGACCTGGAAGCCCAGCTCGCCGCTGCCGATGCCCAGGTCCTCGGTGGCGACGTCAAGGGCGGTTTCGACCGGCTCGTCGAGACGATACGGCGCACCCGCGACGAAGATCAGGACCGTGCCCGTACCCGTCTGCTCGAGCTCTTCGACCTCGTGGGTCCCGACGATCCCAACGTCGCACCGGCACGACGTTCACTGGCGGCTGCCCTGTTCTGA
- the pgm gene encoding phosphoglucomutase (alpha-D-glucose-1,6-bisphosphate-dependent) translates to MAHERAGKPAQESDLIDVDALLAAYHGIVPNPENPDQKVVFGTSGHRGSAFDGAFNELHIAATTQAIVEYRASKSITGPLYIGKDTHALSDPAWRTAIEVLCANDVMVVAEHEDEWTPTPAVSRAIIMHNRTNDGPQADGIVVTPSHNPPRDGGFKYNPPHGGPASTDATSWIAERANELMAAPSGIKRRNYDSVSGEVTRFDYRSAYCNDLRSALDLDAIAQAGVHIGADPLGGASVQYWQYIAENLGLDLTVVNPEVDPTWRFMTLDTDGKIRMDCSSPNAMASLIANKDAYDIATGNDADSDRHGIVTPDLGLMNPNAFLAVAINYLFSHRPEWSTDTAVGKTLVSSSLIDRVADDLGRRLVEVPVGFKWFVPGLMSGELGFGGEESAGASFLDRHGLTWTTDKDGILLALLASEIKAVTGQSPSQIYAGIEERFGKSYYARVDSDATREQKARLKKLSGDDVKVSDVAGEKVQRVLTEAPGNGAAIGGIKVVTEHAWFAARPSGTEDKYKIYAESLIDADHLARVQDQAREVVAQALA, encoded by the coding sequence ATGGCACACGAACGCGCAGGCAAACCCGCCCAGGAATCAGACCTCATCGACGTGGACGCGCTCCTCGCGGCATACCACGGCATCGTCCCGAACCCGGAGAATCCCGATCAGAAGGTGGTCTTCGGCACCTCCGGACATCGAGGCTCCGCCTTCGACGGCGCCTTCAACGAACTTCACATCGCCGCGACCACCCAGGCCATCGTCGAGTACCGCGCCAGCAAGTCCATCACCGGTCCGCTGTACATCGGCAAGGACACCCACGCCCTGTCCGATCCCGCCTGGCGCACGGCGATCGAGGTGCTGTGTGCCAATGACGTCATGGTCGTCGCCGAACACGAGGACGAGTGGACCCCCACCCCAGCTGTCTCCCGGGCCATCATCATGCACAACCGCACGAACGACGGGCCCCAGGCCGACGGCATCGTCGTCACCCCATCGCACAATCCGCCACGCGACGGAGGTTTCAAGTACAACCCCCCACACGGTGGCCCGGCCAGCACGGATGCCACGAGCTGGATCGCCGAGCGTGCCAACGAACTCATGGCTGCCCCGAGCGGGATCAAGCGTCGCAACTACGACTCGGTCTCTGGTGAGGTCACCCGGTTCGACTACCGCAGTGCCTACTGCAATGACCTGCGCAGTGCCCTCGACCTGGATGCCATCGCGCAGGCTGGGGTGCACATCGGCGCCGATCCGCTGGGCGGTGCCTCGGTGCAGTACTGGCAGTACATTGCCGAGAACCTCGGACTGGACCTCACCGTCGTCAACCCCGAGGTCGATCCGACCTGGCGATTCATGACCCTGGACACCGACGGCAAGATCAGGATGGACTGCTCCTCGCCCAACGCCATGGCCTCCCTCATCGCCAACAAGGATGCCTACGACATCGCCACCGGCAACGATGCCGACTCCGACCGGCACGGCATCGTCACCCCGGACCTCGGTCTCATGAATCCCAATGCCTTCCTGGCCGTGGCGATCAACTACCTGTTCTCCCATCGGCCGGAGTGGTCCACCGACACGGCCGTGGGCAAGACCCTGGTCTCCTCCAGCCTCATCGACCGCGTGGCAGACGACCTGGGACGGCGTCTGGTGGAGGTTCCGGTGGGGTTCAAGTGGTTCGTCCCGGGGCTCATGAGTGGTGAGCTCGGGTTCGGTGGCGAGGAATCGGCAGGTGCGTCCTTCCTCGATCGTCACGGACTCACCTGGACCACCGACAAGGACGGCATCCTGCTGGCCCTGCTGGCCAGCGAGATCAAGGCCGTCACCGGCCAGTCACCGTCGCAGATCTACGCCGGGATCGAGGAGAGGTTCGGAAAGTCCTACTACGCCCGAGTCGATTCCGACGCCACCCGAGAGCAGAAGGCACGACTCAAGAAGCTCTCCGGTGACGACGTCAAGGTCAGTGACGTCGCTGGCGAGAAGGTGCAACGGGTGCTCACCGAGGCCCCGGGCAACGGTGCCGCCATCGGAGGCATCAAGGTCGTCACCGAACACGCCTGGTTCGCGGCCCGCCCCTCCGGCACGGAGGACAAGTACAAGATCTATGCGGAGTCCCTCATCGACGCCGACCACCTGGCTCGGGTGCAGGACCAGGCTCGCGAGGTCGTCGCGCAGGCACTGGCCTGA
- a CDS encoding PH domain-containing protein, with product MSDLLHRFLFPDVDRHLLTDDGEYVIDEVEKHWIVTVVPVLALTASVLCFLSMWQLGHWWIIGLVVGLVCQGWAVRELYLAHMDRFVITNMRVFRVHGIADKHMATMPMSRILDITVEQPLMGQIFGYGHFIFESAAQDQGLRVISHVGHPEQRDLIIQSATQQAGLRTNIAHPR from the coding sequence GTGTCGGATCTGTTGCATCGCTTTCTGTTCCCCGACGTTGATCGCCACCTGCTTACCGACGATGGGGAGTACGTCATAGACGAGGTTGAGAAGCACTGGATCGTCACCGTTGTGCCAGTGCTTGCCCTCACGGCGTCCGTGCTGTGTTTCCTGTCGATGTGGCAGCTCGGCCACTGGTGGATCATCGGCCTCGTCGTCGGGTTGGTGTGCCAGGGATGGGCCGTGCGTGAGCTCTACCTGGCTCACATGGATCGGTTCGTCATCACGAACATGAGGGTGTTCCGGGTGCACGGCATCGCCGACAAGCACATGGCAACGATGCCGATGAGCCGCATCCTCGACATCACGGTGGAGCAGCCCCTCATGGGACAGATCTTCGGGTACGGCCACTTCATCTTCGAATCCGCTGCCCAGGACCAGGGACTGCGCGTCATCAGTCACGTCGGACATCCCGAGCAACGTGACCTCATCATTCAGAGCGCCACCCAGCAGGCAGGGCTGCGCACCAACATTGCCCATCCCCGGTGA
- a CDS encoding VOC family protein — translation MENFNNDPFACVDHVGFAVKDMDEAIKYHCDVLGFHVLLREKNEGHGVEEAMIATGEFGKETTVVQLLAPLGEDSTIGKYISKNKNMIQQVCYRTYNLDKTIEVLKERGAVFIGEPSIGTAGSRVIFLHPKYTGGILVEVTEPPAGGMPYKQDK, via the coding sequence ATGGAGAACTTCAACAACGATCCGTTCGCATGCGTCGACCATGTCGGCTTCGCCGTCAAGGACATGGACGAGGCCATCAAGTATCACTGTGACGTGCTGGGCTTCCACGTCCTGCTTCGTGAGAAGAACGAGGGACATGGTGTCGAGGAAGCCATGATCGCCACCGGTGAGTTCGGCAAGGAGACCACCGTCGTCCAGCTGCTCGCCCCGCTCGGCGAGGACTCGACCATCGGCAAGTACATCTCGAAGAACAAGAACATGATCCAGCAGGTGTGCTACCGCACCTACAACCTGGACAAGACCATCGAGGTGCTCAAGGAACGTGGCGCCGTGTTCATCGGCGAGCCCTCCATCGGTACGGCTGGATCGCGCGTCATCTTCCTGCACCCGAAGTACACCGGCGGCATCCTCGTCGAGGTCACCGAGCCCCCGGCCGGTGGAATGCCCTACAAGCAGGACAAGTGA
- a CDS encoding DivIVA domain-containing protein, with product MTNPVDPHDDAALDEETGLNLFDDRASAAGSFAHSMWGYDRTSVDNYVHEIEQQVSTLKQLTRTLRRKVSEAQRDATKTDFTRLGEHATGLLTAAEAQATALVTKAGHEAERIKEEGRRVAADMRSSAQTEADDIRVAALSSQRSLLERSSKESQDVVAKAKQQAETLVNQARTQSTSTIESANTQAESIIADARARGTQILEESRHEAARILADAREESQSILSEAKHHQEHARSTLGELLDQVKQQQDRAAQEVSEQVAEAQRIRELAVKEADEKRSQASKEAEERIAAVHRQSAMMKERIEEQYAWRKEQLQREIAALQQRKDATIDQLSNLKALAEQSKADFPNTDPFDDVEISATPTQESSDATSPESTKPDVHTDADKDSASDDAASSASPDSPTTVIDPNAEETRVLKRPN from the coding sequence GTGACAAATCCCGTGGATCCACATGATGATGCTGCCCTGGACGAGGAGACTGGCCTCAATCTCTTTGACGACCGGGCCAGTGCAGCTGGTAGCTTCGCTCATTCCATGTGGGGCTACGACCGCACCAGCGTCGACAACTACGTCCATGAGATCGAGCAACAGGTCTCGACCCTCAAGCAGCTCACCCGCACACTGCGTCGCAAGGTGAGCGAGGCACAGCGTGATGCCACCAAGACCGATTTCACCAGACTTGGCGAGCATGCCACCGGTCTCCTCACCGCTGCAGAGGCCCAGGCCACCGCCCTGGTGACCAAGGCCGGTCACGAGGCCGAACGCATCAAGGAGGAAGGCCGACGAGTGGCGGCCGACATGCGCTCCTCGGCCCAGACGGAGGCCGATGACATCCGGGTCGCCGCACTGTCCAGCCAGCGAAGCCTGCTCGAGAGGTCGTCCAAGGAGAGCCAGGACGTCGTCGCCAAGGCCAAACAACAGGCAGAGACCCTCGTCAACCAGGCAAGGACGCAGAGCACGTCCACCATCGAGTCGGCCAACACCCAGGCTGAGTCGATCATCGCCGATGCCCGAGCCCGTGGCACGCAGATCCTCGAGGAATCCCGTCACGAGGCCGCACGGATCCTTGCCGATGCCCGGGAGGAGTCCCAGAGCATTCTCTCCGAGGCCAAGCACCATCAGGAACATGCCCGCTCCACGTTGGGCGAATTGCTGGACCAGGTCAAACAGCAACAGGACCGAGCCGCCCAGGAGGTGAGCGAGCAGGTCGCAGAGGCACAGCGAATTCGCGAGCTCGCCGTCAAGGAGGCCGATGAGAAGCGATCCCAGGCCTCGAAGGAGGCCGAGGAACGCATTGCGGCCGTCCACCGTCAGTCCGCGATGATGAAGGAACGCATCGAGGAACAGTACGCCTGGCGCAAGGAGCAGCTGCAGCGTGAGATCGCAGCCCTTCAGCAGCGCAAGGATGCCACCATCGATCAGCTCAGCAACCTCAAGGCCCTCGCCGAGCAGTCCAAGGCCGACTTCCCCAACACCGATCCCTTCGACGACGTCGAGATCTCTGCGACTCCCACCCAGGAGTCCTCCGATGCCACGTCACCGGAGTCCACCAAGCCGGATGTGCACACCGACGCAGACAAGGACTCCGCCTCCGACGATGCCGCCTCATCCGCATCACCCGACTCCCCCACCACGGTCATCGACCCCAATGCGGAGGAGACCCGGGTCCTCAAACGTCCCAACTGA